The proteins below come from a single Chthoniobacterales bacterium genomic window:
- a CDS encoding AI-2E family transporter: protein MSFDDRNETGEETKTDRRQGRLHRLADRLRGPFDIKSLALTGLFVLAVFYTMYFMRAMILPLVLALLLSYLLTPLVRALTRIRIRPPLGAALILLTLIGLAVYSISRLAEPAAGWIEKAPYSLQELKLKLLPLKKPMEKVAEATGEIDKLTAPEPEAAKPQTVVVKRNALAETFFTQTPEFIASAVVMLILLYFLLASDGVFLAKIIKLNSRLEDKKRALSIMREIESQISRYLLTVTAINIGLGVAVGTTVHFLGLRNPIMWGVMVALLNFVPYLGALTGIICMTLGAVLSFDSLGYAMVFPGSYLVLATLEGNFITPLVLGRSLTLNPVIILISLAFWGWMWGISGMVLAVPILATFKIFCDHIEPMTPISDFLS from the coding sequence AACCGACCGGCGCCAGGGCAGGCTCCATCGCCTGGCGGATCGTTTGCGTGGGCCGTTCGACATCAAATCGCTCGCGCTCACCGGGCTCTTCGTGCTCGCGGTTTTCTACACGATGTATTTCATGCGGGCGATGATCCTGCCGCTCGTCCTGGCTTTGCTTTTGAGCTATCTCCTCACTCCTCTGGTGCGCGCGCTTACCCGGATTCGGATCCGTCCGCCGCTGGGGGCGGCCCTCATCCTTCTCACCCTGATCGGCCTGGCTGTTTACAGTATTTCCCGGCTCGCGGAACCAGCCGCGGGCTGGATCGAAAAGGCGCCCTACAGTTTGCAGGAGCTAAAACTCAAGCTGCTCCCGCTGAAAAAACCGATGGAGAAAGTCGCCGAGGCCACGGGCGAAATCGACAAGCTGACCGCTCCGGAGCCGGAAGCGGCCAAACCTCAAACGGTAGTGGTGAAACGCAACGCGCTCGCCGAAACCTTTTTCACTCAAACGCCGGAGTTCATCGCCAGCGCGGTGGTCATGCTGATCCTGCTTTACTTTCTCCTCGCGTCAGACGGCGTGTTTCTCGCCAAGATTATCAAATTAAACTCGCGGCTGGAGGACAAGAAACGCGCCCTTTCGATCATGCGCGAGATCGAGTCCCAGATTTCGCGTTATCTGCTCACCGTCACCGCCATTAACATCGGCCTCGGCGTCGCGGTGGGAACCACCGTCCATTTCCTCGGGCTGCGCAACCCGATCATGTGGGGCGTGATGGTGGCCCTCCTGAATTTCGTCCCGTATCTCGGGGCGCTCACCGGGATTATTTGCATGACCCTCGGCGCGGTCCTGAGTTTCGACAGCCTCGGCTACGCGATGGTTTTTCCGGGGAGTTACCTGGTGCTCGCCACCTTGGAAGGAAACTTCATTACGCCGCTGGTCCTCGGCCGCTCCCTGACTTTGAATCCGGTGATAATCCTGATCTCGCTCGCCTTTTGGGGCTGGATGTGGGGAATTTCCGGAATGGTCCTCGCCGTCCCGATCTTGGCCACTTTTAAGATCTTTTGCGATCACATCGAACCGATGACCCCCATCAGCGACTTCCTGAGCTAA
- a CDS encoding ABC transporter substrate-binding protein translates to MLKKISLLLVVAAFALGPSVQAAENVVLRVGHFPNITHAQALVAHNFSRQGKGWFEERLGAGTKIEWFVYNAGPSAMEAIFAQSIDLTYVGPGPALNAYTKSNGAEVRLIAGAANGGAALVVQPDQNLKAPADFRGKKIATPQLGNTQDISCRAWLIAGGLKITQLGGDAQVLPTQNPDQLSLFQQKKVDAVWTVEPWVSRLEKESGGKILVDEKEVATTVLVSSAKFLSQQRELAKKFAEAHLQLTDWMAKHPGEAQKLIKDELLAETRSDMAPDLIAQSWQRIVFTAEVPRPSIESFMQNSIKTGFIKTAPDLSKLFEKP, encoded by the coding sequence ATGCTGAAGAAAATCTCGCTCCTTCTTGTCGTCGCCGCGTTTGCTCTCGGGCCATCGGTCCAGGCGGCGGAAAACGTGGTCCTTCGCGTCGGCCATTTTCCGAACATCACCCATGCGCAGGCCCTGGTGGCGCACAATTTTTCCCGGCAGGGCAAAGGCTGGTTCGAGGAGCGCCTCGGCGCCGGCACGAAGATCGAATGGTTTGTCTACAACGCCGGACCTAGCGCGATGGAAGCGATCTTCGCTCAATCGATCGATCTCACCTATGTCGGCCCCGGCCCGGCGCTCAACGCTTACACGAAATCGAACGGCGCCGAAGTCCGGCTCATCGCCGGGGCGGCCAACGGCGGCGCGGCCCTCGTGGTGCAGCCGGATCAAAACCTCAAGGCGCCCGCTGATTTCCGGGGCAAGAAAATCGCCACCCCCCAGCTCGGCAACACCCAGGACATCTCCTGCCGGGCCTGGCTCATCGCCGGCGGATTGAAAATCACCCAGCTCGGGGGCGACGCGCAGGTCCTGCCGACCCAGAACCCCGACCAGCTTTCGCTCTTCCAGCAAAAGAAGGTCGACGCCGTCTGGACCGTGGAGCCCTGGGTCTCGCGGCTCGAGAAGGAATCTGGCGGCAAGATCCTTGTGGACGAAAAGGAAGTCGCCACCACTGTCCTTGTCTCAAGCGCAAAGTTTCTCAGCCAACAGCGGGAGCTGGCGAAAAAATTTGCGGAAGCCCATTTGCAGTTGACCGATTGGATGGCGAAGCACCCGGGAGAAGCGCAGAAGCTGATCAAGGATGAACTGCTGGCCGAGACCCGCAGCGACATGGCTCCGGACCTGATAGCGCAATCCTGGCAGCGGATCGTGTTCACGGCCGAGGTGCCACGTCCGTCGATCGAGAGTTTCATGCAGAACTCCATCAAGACCGGGTTCATCAAGACGGCGCCGGACCTATCGAAGTTGTTCGAAAAACCCTGA
- a CDS encoding ABC transporter ATP-binding protein: MPLQEELQGFPPAKLAVEDVSKWFRTSRQSVHALDHISLEISEGEFVCLVGPSGCGKSTLLDIIAGLATPDEGRVMADNVPVINPGRHRLVMFQEAALFPWLDVIGNVMFGLKLKPGLRNKERLEVAKFFLQLVGLEKFSKAHVHELSGGMKQRVALARALAPNPRVLLMDEPFAALDALTREQLYSDIQRIWQKRRKTIVFVTHNVREAVCLADRVILFSRNPGRIREQFEIPLPRPRDINSIELAEHAGKITRALKGHMEGEVAE, encoded by the coding sequence ATGCCGCTTCAGGAGGAACTGCAGGGCTTTCCGCCGGCCAAGCTGGCGGTGGAAGATGTGTCGAAGTGGTTTCGCACCAGCCGGCAATCCGTCCACGCCCTCGATCACATCTCTCTCGAGATTTCCGAGGGCGAATTCGTTTGTCTGGTGGGGCCGAGCGGCTGCGGAAAATCGACTCTCCTGGACATCATCGCCGGCCTGGCGACGCCCGACGAAGGCCGCGTCATGGCGGACAATGTACCGGTGATCAATCCCGGCCGGCATCGCCTCGTTATGTTCCAGGAAGCCGCCCTCTTCCCGTGGCTCGATGTCATCGGCAACGTCATGTTCGGGTTGAAGCTGAAGCCCGGGTTGCGCAACAAAGAGCGGCTCGAAGTGGCCAAGTTCTTCCTTCAACTGGTAGGATTAGAGAAATTTTCGAAGGCCCATGTCCACGAACTTTCCGGCGGCATGAAACAACGCGTCGCGCTCGCCCGCGCCCTCGCCCCGAACCCACGCGTCCTTCTCATGGACGAACCGTTTGCCGCGCTCGACGCCCTGACCCGCGAACAGCTTTACAGCGACATTCAGCGCATCTGGCAAAAACGCCGCAAAACCATTGTCTTCGTTACCCACAACGTCCGCGAAGCCGTTTGCCTGGCTGATCGCGTCATTCTCTTTTCGCGCAACCCGGGCCGGATCCGGGAGCAATTCGAAATCCCGCTGCCGCGCCCGCGCGATATCAACAGCATCGAGCTCGCGGAACACGCCGGGAAAATCACTCGCGCTTTGAAAGGCCACATGGAAGGGGAGGTAGCTGAGTAA